Proteins encoded together in one Vitis vinifera cultivar Pinot Noir 40024 chromosome 4, ASM3070453v1 window:
- the LOC100259409 gene encoding BURP domain protein RD22-like isoform X1, which yields MKMHFRKTTNEATLLPRQVADSIPFSSDKFPEILNRFSLKQESKEAEIMKKTIQDCEQPALEGDSRFCATSLESLIDLSISKLGKNIKLISNGVEMGSQEYELGVGVKVVADKSVVCHKQKYPYAVFYCHAIHKTRVYTLPFVGTEDGTKAEVVASCHIDMSAWNPKHATFQVLKVKPGTVPVCHFLPRDDLI from the coding sequence ATGAAGATGCACTTTAGAAAAACTACAAATGAAGCCACTTTGTTACCCCGTCAAGTGGCCGACTCCATACCCTTTTCATCTGACAAGTTCCCAGAAATTCTAAATCGGTTTTCACTTAAACAAGAGTCCAAGGAAGCtgaaataatgaagaaaacGATACAAGATTGCGAACAACCAGCCCTGGAAGGAGATTCCAGGTTTTGTGCCACATCCTTGGAATCCTTAATTGATTTAAGCATTTCAAAGCTTGGAAAAAACATCAAACTAATCTCAAATGGAGTTGAAATGGGAAGCCAAGAATACGAACTCGGAGTGGGAGTGAAGGTGGTTGCAGACAAATCAGTGGTGTGCCATAAGCAGAAGTATCCATACGCTGTGTTTTACTGCCATGCAATCCATAAGACGAGGGTTTACACACTTCCATTTGTGGGAACCGAGGATGGAACCAAAGCTGAGGTTGTGGCTTCTTGCCATATAGATATGTCGGCTTGGAACCCGAAGCATGCGACCTTTCAAGTGCTGAAAGTTAAACCAGGAACTGTCCCTGTTTGCCACTTCCTTCCTCGTGATGATCTCATCTAG
- the LOC100259409 gene encoding uncharacterized protein LOC100259409 isoform X2, translated as MELHLLPILTCLSLLVVVNNASLPSEVYWKLALPYTRMPKVVRDLLQLNSMEGGSSINVSKVILNAIPADVFIKYQNPSAADTPTEDQPPEKVTSWKKTCIPPQK; from the exons ATGGAGCTTCATCTTCTTCCCATTCTAACCTGCCTCTCT CTGCTGGTGGTTGTAAACAATGCTTCTCTACCTTCTGAGGTCTACTGGAAGTTGGCTTTGCCGTATACTCGGATGCCCAAAGTCGTGCGAGATCTCTTGCAGCTGA ACTCAATGGAAGGTGGAAGTTCAATCAATGTGAGCAAGGTTATACTAAATGCCATCCCAGCGGATGTCTTTATCAAATACCAAAACCCATCGGCTGCTGACACCCCCACTGAAGACCAACCTCCAGAAAAGGTTACTTCTTGGAAAAAGACCTGCATTCCACCACAAAAATGA
- the LOC104879005 gene encoding la protein 1 codes for MRSHLNLGDVKPEDVSEDTLKAVAEILRNSTTLKVSEDGKKIGRATELLKPEEVVEQVNIRTIAASPLEYDAKLEDVEAYFGQIAKVNSVRLPRHVAEKRVFCGTALIQYSTEEDAAKVLQQSLVYAGVELELKPKRSNFCRCFGSLLYWCSRPFR; via the exons ATGAGAAGTCATCTTAATTTGGGGGACGTTAAGCCCGAAGATGTTTCAGAAGACACCTTGAAGGCCGTGGCTGAAATTCTGAGAAATTCTACTACCCTTAAGGTTTCTGAAGATG GGAAAAAGATTGGCAGGGCTACTGAACTTTTAAAGCCAGAAGAGGTGGTAGAGCAAGTGAACATAAGGACAATTGCAGCATCACCCCTAGAATATGATGCAAAGCTTGAAGATGTGGAGGCTTACTTTGGTCAAATTGCCAAG GTTAATAGTGTTAGGCTGCCCCGTCATGTTGCAGAGAAAAGGGTATTTTGTGGTACGGCCCTAATTCAATACTCAACTGAGGAAGATGCTGCGAAGGTTTTGCAGCAAAGCTTGGTTTATGCTGGTGTTGAATTGGAACTAAAACCAAA AAGGTCTAATTTCTGTCGATGCTTTGGCTCCCTCTTGTATTGGTGTTCACGTCCATTTCGATAA
- the LOC104879004 gene encoding BURP domain protein RD22, with amino-acid sequence MMLHSTWLLLPWQAPHRPLAPSLLSQLLRIFLSGKIGSRFWVACWMKRAWIQQLDSQEYEFGVGMKKVADKSVVCHKMNYPYAVFYCHTFTKTRTYMIPLVGVDGSKSKAMAACHSDTSAWHPQHVAFQVLKIKPGTVPVCHFLHNNAMVWIPK; translated from the coding sequence ATGATGTTGCACAGTACCTGGCTTCTCCTTCCATGGCAGGCTCCTCACAGACCTCTAGCTCCTTCTTTATTATCTCAGCTTCTGCGGATTTTTCTTTCAGGGAAAATCGGTTCAAGATTTTGGGTAGCTTGTTGGATGAAAAGGGCATGGATTCAGCAACTTGACAGCCAGGAGTATGAGTTTGGAGTGGGGATGAAGAAGGTTGCAGACAAATCAGTGGTGTGCCATAAGATGAACTACCCATATGCTGTTTTCTACTGCCATACCTTCACTAAGACACGGACTTACATGATTCCATTGGTGGGTGTTGATGGAAGCAAATCTAAAGCCATGGCAGCTTGTCACAGTGATACATCAGCTTGGCACCCACAGCATGTGGCCTTCCAAGTGCTCAAAATTAAGCCAGGAACGGTCCCAGTCTGCCATTTCCTTCACAACAATGCCATGGTCTGGATTCCAAAGTAA